From Hoeflea sp. 108:
TACGGCCAGAGGATGGATGAAAGTTTCGGTCTGCATAAGCGTTCTTGTTATTCCTTGGGCACCATCATGGCCGCCACTTCGGCCTCGGCGACGGTCGCGCCGTCAACACGCGCCTCGCAGGCGAATTTCAGGATGTTGCCGCGCTTCTTGATCTTCTTGACATGGATGCGCATCTGGTCGCCGGGTACCACCGGCTTGCGGAACTTGGCACCGTCGACGGTCATCAGATAGACCAGCGAAGGGCTTTCGTCGATCACCAGGCGCAGGCAGATCGCACCGGCGGTCTGTGCCATGGCCTCGATGATGAGAACGCCAGGCATCACCGGCTGGCCGGGAAAATGACCCTGGAAATGCGGCTCGTTGAAGGTGACGTTCTTGATGCCGACGGCGGAATCATCGCCATCGATATCGACGATGCGATCGATCAGCAGGAACGGATAGCGGTGCGGCAGCAGCCTGAACAGGCCAAGAATGTCGACCGCTTCAAGCGTTGTCGTTGCCTGCTCACTCATCTCGTCCACCCTCTTTCGCCTTGCCTTTGGCCAGCTTTTTGAGCGCCACAAACTCGCGCATCATGTCCTTCATCGGTTTTCCGGGATAGCCGCCCCAGACCTCGCCCGCCGGCACGTCGTGCATGAAACCGCTGCGCGCTGCAAGCTTTGCTCCGGCACCGATGGTGAGATGATCGGCGAGGCCGACGCCGCCGCCCATCATGACCCCGTCGCCGACCGTCACCGACCCCGAGATACCCGTAAGTCCGGCTATGACACAATTGCGACCGATCCGCACGTTGTGCGCGATCTGGACCAGATTGTCGATCTTGGTGTTCTCGCCGATGATCGTGTCGGCCATCGCGCCGCGATCCACCGTGGAATTCGCGCCAATCTCGACATTGTCCTGGATGACGACGCGGCCGATCTGCGGCACGCGCTCCGGGCCCTTCGGCCCGCCGGCAAAACCGAAGCCATCCTGACCAATCCGCGCACCGGCATGGATGATCACGCCATTGCCAAGCAATGCGTATTGCACAGAACTGTGTGGGCCGATGTAGCAGTCGCGGCCGATCTGCACCGAACGCCCGACCACCGCATTCGCTGCGATAACCGTACCGCTGCCGATGGAGGCGAGCGGGCCGATCACCGCGCCAGCCTCGACGATCGCACCTGTTTCGACATGGGCGCTGGCATCGACATGGGCATGGGCCGAAACACCGGTCTCGCCGGTAACGCCCACGGGGCGCTCGGCCTCCGGATAGAGCAGCCGTCCGATGCGGGCGAATGCCTGCTGCGGTCGCGGCGTGACAAGAACGGCAATGCCCTCGGGAACCAGGCCCACGACATCGGGCGTGCAGAGCACAGCCACCGCCTGCAAGGTCGCAAGCGAAGCGGCGTTGCGTTTGCCGTCGACAAAGACAAGTGCTCCTTCGCCGCCGTCATGCGCGGAGGCGATTGTCGCAATTTCCATCTTGGAATGGTCGGGATTGACGAGAGTGGCGCCAGTCAGTTCGGCCACCTCGCCCACCTGATAGAGGCGCGACGGCACAAAGAACACCGGATCCGTCATGTGATGCTGTTCCAGCTGGGCCGGTAAAAAGCATCCGGGCCCCGAAGGGCCCGGACACATTGTTCCGCGCGATTAGAAGCGGGTCGAAATGCCGAAATTGAATTCCTGCGTATTGTCGCCGTCCTGCTTCTTGATCGGCATCGCATAGTCGACACGCAGCGGACCGAAGGGCGACGCCCAGAGCAGGCCAACGCCGACGGAAGCGCGCAGCTGCAGATCGGTGGACGTACCGAAGCTCACGTCCTTCACCTTGCTGCCGTAAAGTGTTGCAGCGTCCGCGAACACCGCACCGCGCAGGCCGAAGCTTTCGGGAACGACCGGGATCGGGAACTGGGCTTCAGCCGACGCATTGAAATACGTCGTGCCGCCGAGGTGCTCGCCGGTAACCGTATCGCGTGGTCCGATGCCGTTATATTCGAAGCCGCGGATCATGCGATCGCTGCTCTTGAACTGATCGAACACGCGAAGCCCATCGTCGCCGAAGCCGATGATGTGACCACCACCTGCGGAGACGAGACCAACAATATCAAGCTCTTCCGAGAGAGTCTGATAGTAGCTGGCGCGACCAGTGAACTTTGCAAACTTTGCGTCGCCACCCAAGCCAGCAACTTCCGTCGT
This genomic window contains:
- the lpxD gene encoding UDP-3-O-(3-hydroxymyristoyl)glucosamine N-acyltransferase, with the translated sequence MTDPVFFVPSRLYQVGEVAELTGATLVNPDHSKMEIATIASAHDGGEGALVFVDGKRNAASLATLQAVAVLCTPDVVGLVPEGIAVLVTPRPQQAFARIGRLLYPEAERPVGVTGETGVSAHAHVDASAHVETGAIVEAGAVIGPLASIGSGTVIAANAVVGRSVQIGRDCYIGPHSSVQYALLGNGVIIHAGARIGQDGFGFAGGPKGPERVPQIGRVVIQDNVEIGANSTVDRGAMADTIIGENTKIDNLVQIAHNVRIGRNCVIAGLTGISGSVTVGDGVMMGGGVGLADHLTIGAGAKLAARSGFMHDVPAGEVWGGYPGKPMKDMMREFVALKKLAKGKAKEGGRDE
- the fabZ gene encoding 3-hydroxyacyl-ACP dehydratase FabZ — protein: MSEQATTTLEAVDILGLFRLLPHRYPFLLIDRIVDIDGDDSAVGIKNVTFNEPHFQGHFPGQPVMPGVLIIEAMAQTAGAICLRLVIDESPSLVYLMTVDGAKFRKPVVPGDQMRIHVKKIKKRGNILKFACEARVDGATVAEAEVAAMMVPKE